CTCGCAGAAAAATATGTTTAGGGAACAGGCAGCGATGTTCCAGTCCGTGTTCGTGTAGGGCCTTGACCAAATTGCCGCAGGCAACCGCTGTTGCTGTGCATTCTTGACGCCGGGGGCGTCCATCTTCCTGCCAGTTATGAATAATTGTTTCAAGTGGTTGATAGCCCGTGAGAAATTCAGTAACCAGGATGGCTTGCATCTCGTTGCCGGCTTTTCTCGTGGCGCAGTAGACGGCTTTTAGTGCCGGAATATTAGCCTGCTCATAGCGGCGGATGCTGTCCATCTCTTTGAGAAATGTGGGAATACCGATCAACGGATGACGCAACGTGTGGCTGCGATAGTTGCTTTGCCGTTTGATGACCACAGTGTGTTGCTGCTGTTCGTCGTCTTCAAAAGAAAAGATACACACCTTGCTCCAGCCGTTTTTGCCCCGGCCGACATTGCCTTCATCAACCGCGGTTAACTCCAGATCCCAGAGTTGTTCAAACGTACCCAGGTGACTGTTTTTCAGAATGTTCTTCCATTCGGGGTTGATGTAAATCAGGGTTTCATTCATGGCTTATCACTAAAGGAGAAAGGAGTTGAAGAAAAACCAAGGGGCGTTCTCAATCAGGCTATGTTAGCACACAGTTAATCCGTCAGGCCACTGAACTTTTGACGGCATGGGGGATTAGGGGGCGTTGTCAATTAGAAGAATGAGCCATATTTTGAGGGATTTTTCGTGTCAGCAAGGCACATGGAGGCGTCATCGTCATTCTATGGCAACGACATGTAACGCAGCTGACGCGGAAAAGATCCAAAATACTGCCATGAAAACTGATTGACAACGCCCCCTAAAATCAAGGCCATTGAATTTTGTAGGCAAGATGGAAATCGCATGTGTTCATCAGCCCGAAGCCGTTTCTTTTCAGTGCGCGGTCACTGCTGAAAATTCGTGTGTATGGCACAGCATCGTGCCGTTCACGCAAGGCGAAGTCAGACCCGAAGATTTCGTGTTGATAGAACACTATCAGCTCACCCACGATTAAATCCTGTTTTTAAGCCGTTCTGAATACGTTTGGTGCTTTTTTGCCGGTTAAACTTTTTTCTGTAATATTTCTTTTTGAAAGATTGCTATCTATTTGAATAGATAAAATGTTTTTATTTGTACGTTTGCTTGATCCGCGGTGGTGCGAATTGGTTTTACCGCTTGATGTTGATGATGGAAACAGGTTATATTTTCTGCCCTTTGTTTAAGGTTTTTAAGTTAATAGATGTGCAGCGGGATTGCGATGACTGAAGATCAGATTCAGGACTTTATGGAATCTTTGCCTCAATTGCGGGCCCTGGTGGTCGGTGATTTGATGCTTGATGAATATTTGTGGGGAA
This region of uncultured Desulfuromonas sp. genomic DNA includes:
- a CDS encoding lipopolysaccharide kinase InaA family protein; this encodes MNETLIYINPEWKNILKNSHLGTFEQLWDLELTAVDEGNVGRGKNGWSKVCIFSFEDDEQQQHTVVIKRQSNYRSHTLRHPLIGIPTFLKEMDSIRRYEQANIPALKAVYCATRKAGNEMQAILVTEFLTGYQPLETIIHNWQEDGRPRRQECTATAVACGNLVKALHEHGLEHRCLFPKHIFLREADGQFDARLIDLEKTRWRPWFEARRVRDLTALARRSKQVANRDRVSFMRAYFGLNKLDTHAKTLWRQVARRIDKKRRS